The following coding sequences lie in one Pseudoxanthomonas sp. SE1 genomic window:
- a CDS encoding TrbC/VirB2 family protein, which yields MNNTHVTQAKQASTALVVMMASAVALAFPELALAQDATGAQGRVTSFFTNINSLLNVASIAIVTIAVIFAGYQIAFNQKRIGDVAPVLVGGFLIGAAAQIAKMLLPDDVTSTAMVVGQMLLQHA from the coding sequence ATGAACAACACGCACGTTACTCAAGCCAAGCAGGCATCCACCGCCCTGGTCGTGATGATGGCCTCTGCCGTCGCACTGGCATTTCCCGAACTCGCGCTTGCCCAGGACGCCACGGGTGCACAGGGGCGCGTTACCAGTTTCTTCACCAACATAAATTCCCTGCTGAACGTTGCATCCATCGCCATCGTCACCATCGCCGTGATCTTCGCGGGGTACCAGATCGCATTCAATCAGAAGCGTATCGGTGACGTGGCGCCGGTGCTGGTCGGCGGTTTCCTGATCGGTGCTGCGGCGCAGATCGCGAAGATGCTGCTGCCGGACGACGTGACCTCCACGGCCATGGTGGTCGGCCAGATGCTGCTGCAGCATGCATAA
- a CDS encoding TrbG/VirB9 family P-type conjugative transfer protein translates to MRWKDALRLAVIGLLLTTLPAMAQVIEEYTYAPDKVYPVRTGLGITTQIELSPHEEILDFSTGFSGGWDITRRGNVFYLKPKNVDVDTNLLVRTAAHSYIFELKVVATDWRVLDQARAAGVQYRIKFAYPGDTSFAGATNKPQEVAPELSTDVEPDRAYHFNYDYAQRKRGPTWLVPTTVYDDRRFTYIRMGDRTRFPSGNFPVVFARDSEGGEEFVVNSTVQDDTIVVHGTYPYLVIRHGDNVVGLRRSPER, encoded by the coding sequence ATGAGGTGGAAGGACGCGCTGCGTTTGGCCGTCATTGGCCTGTTGCTCACGACATTGCCGGCGATGGCGCAGGTGATCGAGGAGTACACCTACGCACCGGACAAGGTCTACCCGGTGCGTACCGGCCTCGGCATCACGACCCAGATCGAGCTCTCTCCACACGAGGAGATCCTGGACTTCAGCACCGGCTTCAGCGGGGGATGGGACATCACCCGCCGCGGCAATGTGTTCTATCTGAAGCCGAAGAATGTCGACGTGGATACCAACCTGCTGGTACGCACGGCGGCCCACTCCTACATCTTCGAGCTCAAGGTGGTGGCCACGGACTGGCGCGTGCTGGACCAGGCGCGCGCGGCAGGCGTGCAATATCGCATCAAGTTCGCCTACCCCGGTGACACCAGCTTCGCCGGTGCCACCAACAAGCCGCAGGAAGTCGCGCCGGAGCTCAGTACCGACGTCGAGCCGGACCGCGCCTATCACTTCAACTACGACTACGCCCAGCGCAAGCGCGGGCCCACGTGGCTGGTGCCGACGACGGTCTATGACGATCGCCGTTTCACGTACATCCGGATGGGGGACCGCACGCGCTTCCCCAGCGGCAATTTCCCCGTGGTGTTCGCGCGGGACAGCGAGGGGGGTGAAGAGTTCGTCGTCAACTCGACGGTGCAGGACGACACCATCGTCGTGCATGGGACATACCCCTACTTGGTCATCCGCCACGGCGACAACGTGGTCGGCCTGCGCAGGAGCCCGGAACGATGA
- the trpD gene encoding anthranilate phosphoribosyltransferase: MPLTPQEALQRTIEHREIFHDEMVDLMRQIMRGDVSPTMTAAILTGLRVKKETVGEIAGAATVMREFSRTVDVADRTHLVDIVGTGGDGSHTFNISTCSMFVAAAAGARIAKHGNRSVSSKSGSADVLEALGVDIELQPEQVAQSIARAGIGFMFAPVHHPAMKVVAPVRREMGVRTIFNILGPLTNPAGAPSILMGVFHPDLVGIQARVLQELGAERALVVWGRDGMDELSLGAGTLVGELRDGEVREYELHPEDFGIAMAASRNLRVADAAESKAMLLGVLDNKPGPAREIVVLNAGAALYVAGVAESIEDGIVRSRDAIASGKALERLHQFVATTQALGLPHTEA; encoded by the coding sequence ATGCCACTGACACCTCAAGAAGCCCTGCAGCGCACCATCGAGCATCGCGAAATCTTCCACGACGAGATGGTCGACCTCATGCGCCAGATCATGCGCGGCGACGTGTCGCCGACCATGACCGCCGCCATCCTGACCGGCTTGCGCGTGAAGAAGGAAACCGTCGGCGAGATCGCCGGCGCCGCCACGGTGATGCGCGAGTTCTCGCGCACCGTGGATGTCGCCGACCGGACGCATCTTGTCGACATCGTCGGAACCGGCGGCGATGGCTCGCATACGTTCAACATCTCCACCTGCTCGATGTTCGTCGCGGCCGCCGCCGGTGCGCGCATCGCCAAGCATGGCAACCGCAGCGTGTCGTCGAAGTCGGGCAGCGCCGACGTGCTGGAAGCGCTGGGCGTCGACATCGAACTGCAGCCGGAGCAGGTGGCGCAGTCCATCGCGAGAGCCGGCATCGGCTTCATGTTCGCGCCGGTGCACCATCCCGCGATGAAAGTCGTGGCACCGGTGCGGCGCGAAATGGGCGTGCGCACCATCTTCAACATCCTGGGACCGCTGACCAATCCTGCGGGCGCGCCCAGCATCCTGATGGGGGTCTTCCATCCGGACCTTGTCGGCATCCAGGCACGCGTGCTGCAGGAGCTGGGGGCCGAGCGCGCACTGGTGGTCTGGGGTCGCGACGGCATGGATGAACTGTCCCTGGGCGCTGGCACGCTGGTCGGCGAGTTGCGCGACGGCGAAGTGCGGGAATACGAACTCCACCCGGAAGACTTCGGCATCGCGATGGCCGCCAGCCGCAACCTGCGCGTGGCCGACGCCGCGGAATCGAAGGCGATGTTGCTGGGCGTGCTGGACAACAAGCCCGGTCCCGCCCGCGAGATCGTGGTGCTGAACGCGGGTGCGGCGCTGTACGTGGCCGGCGTGGCGGAGAGCATCGAGGACGGCATCGTCCGTTCACGGGATGCCATCGCCAGCGGCAAGGCGTTGGAGCGCCTGCACCAGTTCGTCGCGACCACGCAGGCCCTGGGCCTGCCGCACACGGAGGCATGA
- a CDS encoding type IV secretion system protein: MFSRKKTSSPDIDRAVAQGVSFELTLAERARKSERRAWLVAWSAIVMSLILAGGYFLFLPLKEKVPYLVMADPYTGTASVARLSGNFQDRDVTTEEAINKSNVAQFVLARESYDSGLIGQRNWRTTLSMAGPAVAPAYIALHSESNPERPFRLYGASSSVRARILSIVLIGGGAGTRPTGATVRFQRSLYDKGRGQVQPLDSRIATLEFTYNPDLRLGEEDRLLNPLGFRVTNYRVDDDFAAATVPEREFPAPPAAPAPPSQPVVAPAADPATAGVDGAVAAPSENDVSTVPQPAEQSETQTGPGVPQR, translated from the coding sequence ATGTTCTCCAGGAAGAAGACATCGTCCCCTGATATCGACCGCGCTGTAGCGCAGGGCGTCAGTTTCGAGTTGACGCTGGCGGAGCGTGCGCGCAAGAGCGAGCGTCGCGCATGGCTGGTGGCGTGGTCGGCCATCGTGATGTCGCTGATCCTGGCGGGTGGATACTTCCTGTTCCTGCCGCTCAAGGAGAAAGTGCCGTACCTGGTGATGGCCGACCCGTATACCGGTACGGCCAGCGTGGCGCGGCTGTCGGGGAATTTCCAGGATCGCGACGTCACCACCGAGGAAGCGATCAACAAGAGCAATGTGGCGCAGTTCGTCCTCGCCCGCGAGTCCTACGATTCCGGTCTGATAGGTCAGCGCAACTGGCGCACGACACTGTCGATGGCGGGACCCGCGGTCGCACCGGCGTACATCGCGCTGCATTCGGAGAGCAACCCCGAGCGTCCGTTCCGCCTGTATGGCGCGTCCAGTTCCGTGCGCGCGCGGATCCTCAGCATCGTCCTGATCGGGGGTGGCGCGGGTACCCGGCCCACGGGTGCGACGGTGCGGTTCCAGCGCAGCCTGTACGACAAGGGACGTGGCCAGGTACAGCCGCTGGATAGCCGGATCGCGACGCTGGAGTTCACCTACAACCCCGACCTCCGCCTGGGCGAAGAGGACCGGCTGCTGAATCCCCTTGGATTCCGCGTCACCAACTATCGCGTGGATGACGACTTCGCTGCGGCGACCGTACCGGAGCGGGAGTTTCCTGCGCCGCCCGCCGCGCCGGCGCCACCTTCGCAGCCGGTTGTGGCACCCGCCGCGGATCCTGCTACCGCCGGGGTCGACGGAGCCGTCGCCGCACCCAGCGAGAACGACGTATCGACAGTGCCGCAGCCTGCGGAGCAGTCGGAAACCCAGACCGGACCCGGAGTGCCCCAACGATGA
- a CDS encoding TrbI/VirB10 family protein, with protein MNQTPHDQPDMGAERPAPQNPYQTARPAVDPDLDAGAPYLRSADVQRLNRKALLFLGGIVLLLLLAAFWIFSSVVSDPDGDASRKLPGEQVVIPAAPKDLPELPPEQPVMVAEPSLPPLPVIDDSPPPPSSLSLQGPAIGGSNELTLRDRRIMDGSGMGGGASGQSGAMAGVMSPDEYARLMMQAGTAPEATPSVKAEDVTSAKPLYNPNTLLIRGTYIRCVLESRVITDVPGYTSCVVTEPVYSVNGKRLLLPRGSKVMGSYNSDAIIGERAAIVWDRITTPTGMDVNMRSPGTDMLGAAGNPGHYSAHWAQRISSALLISMLSDAFKYAGAKHGPQETSIVNGAIVQNPYESNTARTMERLANMALDRNMARPPTVTINQGTIVNVYVARDVDFSAVMR; from the coding sequence ATGAACCAGACGCCGCACGACCAACCGGACATGGGCGCTGAACGCCCGGCGCCGCAGAATCCTTACCAGACAGCGCGTCCCGCGGTTGATCCCGACCTGGATGCCGGCGCCCCCTACCTGCGCTCGGCCGATGTGCAACGGCTCAACCGCAAGGCGCTGCTGTTCCTGGGTGGTATCGTGTTGCTGTTGCTGCTGGCTGCATTCTGGATATTCAGTAGCGTCGTGTCTGATCCCGATGGTGACGCCTCTAGGAAATTGCCTGGCGAACAGGTCGTAATTCCAGCAGCACCCAAGGACCTGCCGGAGCTGCCGCCCGAGCAACCTGTCATGGTCGCTGAGCCTAGTCTGCCGCCATTGCCCGTCATCGATGATTCACCACCCCCGCCAAGTAGTCTGAGCCTTCAGGGCCCCGCTATCGGAGGATCGAATGAGTTGACCCTGCGGGACCGACGCATCATGGACGGATCAGGGATGGGCGGCGGAGCGTCGGGCCAATCCGGGGCGATGGCTGGCGTGATGTCGCCCGACGAATATGCGCGCCTAATGATGCAAGCTGGTACGGCGCCGGAGGCGACTCCGTCGGTAAAAGCGGAAGACGTGACCAGCGCCAAGCCGCTCTACAACCCCAACACCCTGCTGATCCGTGGCACCTACATCCGCTGCGTGCTCGAATCGCGCGTCATCACGGACGTCCCGGGCTACACGTCCTGCGTAGTGACCGAGCCGGTGTACTCCGTCAACGGCAAGCGCCTGCTGTTGCCGCGTGGCTCGAAGGTCATGGGCAGCTACAACTCCGATGCCATCATCGGCGAGCGCGCGGCCATCGTCTGGGACCGCATCACCACGCCCACGGGCATGGACGTCAACATGCGCAGCCCGGGTACCGACATGCTGGGCGCCGCCGGAAATCCCGGCCATTATTCCGCGCACTGGGCACAGCGCATCTCTTCCGCGCTGCTGATCAGCATGCTGAGTGACGCCTTCAAGTACGCCGGCGCCAAGCATGGTCCCCAGGAAACCTCGATCGTCAACGGCGCCATTGTCCAGAACCCTTACGAGAGCAATACCGCCAGGACCATGGAGCGCCTGGCCAACATGGCGCTGGACCGCAACATGGCGCGCCCGCCGACAGTGACGATCAACCAGGGCACCATCGTCAACGTCTATGTGGCCCGTGATGTCGACTTCTCGGCAGTGATGCGCTGA
- a CDS encoding haloacid dehalogenase-like hydrolase, which translates to MTDASYPLPRPDAPVVVFDFDHTLYDGDSGGHLVKWLIQRNPLRAIVALAASVVLGPMVAFLPTRRRGISGYIWIGTFGLHGRRSFDALIDQYVAGHRDDVQQRLLPHALEVFRDHRARGDNVVVATGAPPELARAILSFVAHEGVPVIGTAVGPRLGAVVATRHCHNEEKMRMLRERGYGEVAVAYSDSSADLPLLKAARAPVVVNPKPARVAMFRRVLPPGTPILNWGCKDRGGAVAT; encoded by the coding sequence ATGACCGACGCTTCCTATCCGCTGCCACGCCCGGACGCCCCGGTCGTCGTTTTCGATTTCGATCACACGTTGTACGACGGCGATTCCGGTGGCCATCTGGTCAAATGGCTGATCCAGCGCAATCCGCTGCGCGCAATCGTTGCGCTGGCCGCATCCGTCGTACTGGGGCCGATGGTGGCGTTCCTGCCCACGCGACGGCGCGGGATCTCCGGCTACATCTGGATCGGTACGTTCGGCCTGCACGGTCGGCGCAGCTTCGATGCATTGATCGACCAATACGTGGCGGGTCATCGCGATGACGTGCAGCAAAGGCTGCTGCCGCATGCCCTCGAGGTGTTCCGCGACCACCGTGCCCGTGGCGACAACGTGGTGGTGGCCACCGGCGCGCCGCCGGAACTGGCGCGGGCGATCCTGAGTTTCGTCGCCCACGAGGGCGTGCCGGTCATCGGCACCGCCGTCGGCCCGCGCCTGGGCGCGGTAGTGGCCACGCGCCACTGCCACAACGAAGAGAAGATGCGCATGCTGCGCGAGCGCGGCTATGGCGAGGTTGCCGTCGCGTATTCGGACAGCAGTGCCGACCTCCCGCTGCTGAAAGCCGCGCGTGCCCCGGTGGTGGTGAACCCGAAGCCCGCGCGCGTGGCGATGTTCCGCCGCGTGCTGCCGCCGGGGACCCCCATCCTCAACTGGGGTTGCAAGGACCGTGGTGGTGCTGTGGCAACCTGA
- a CDS encoding type IV secretory system conjugative DNA transfer family protein — protein MTALVLAVLAATAAVYLSGYLALLFLGMDGDLLRFGTYFDYLKHLDHPRVQPYAWRIKAAGGIGGGLMLLAWAALVVMLFKLRSHRNLHGRARFAGMVDVARKGFLGNRDDGIVVGQLNGKLLRLPGQQFVILAAPTRSGKGVGVVIPNLLDYRESAVVLDIKQENFDLTSGWRQSIGHEVYLFNPFAEDRRTHRWNPMTYVSPDPAFRVSDLQSIAAMLYPDADDKDKFWVSQARNAFLAFSLYLFERHDHDRSAEPPTLGAVLRLASGDGGELKPYLQKLVQAPFLSSHAQTAFAGLLSQADVTFASIIGSFREPLNPWLNPVLDAATSADDFRLDDVRRRRMTIYVGIQPNKLAESRLIVNLFFSQLINVNTKVLPQNDASLKHQCLLLMDEFTAIGKVDIIAKAVAYMAGYNLRLLPIIQSMAQLDAVYGKEVSRTIITNHALQIIYAPREQQDANDYSEMLGYTTIRRRARTRSHGQGRNVSDNEVLEKRALMLPQELKAMGPEKEIVLYEGLAHPILCRKVRYYQDSYFTRRLMSKVDVEPLRL, from the coding sequence CTGACCGCACTGGTCCTGGCGGTACTGGCCGCCACGGCGGCGGTCTATCTTTCCGGCTACCTGGCGCTGCTGTTCCTCGGCATGGACGGCGACCTGCTGCGCTTCGGTACCTATTTCGACTATCTGAAGCATCTCGACCACCCCCGCGTGCAGCCTTACGCATGGCGGATCAAGGCAGCGGGCGGCATCGGCGGCGGATTGATGCTGCTGGCATGGGCAGCACTGGTGGTGATGCTGTTCAAGCTGCGCAGCCATCGCAACCTGCATGGCCGCGCCCGTTTCGCCGGCATGGTCGACGTGGCGAGGAAAGGCTTCCTCGGAAACCGGGACGACGGCATCGTTGTCGGCCAGTTGAACGGCAAGCTGCTGAGGCTTCCGGGACAGCAGTTCGTGATCCTCGCGGCGCCCACCCGTTCGGGCAAGGGTGTCGGCGTAGTGATCCCCAACCTGCTGGACTATCGCGAGTCGGCCGTGGTGCTGGACATCAAGCAGGAAAACTTCGACCTGACCTCCGGCTGGCGACAGTCGATCGGCCATGAGGTGTACCTGTTCAATCCGTTCGCGGAGGACAGGCGCACGCATCGCTGGAATCCGATGACGTATGTCTCGCCGGATCCCGCGTTCCGGGTATCGGACCTGCAGAGCATCGCGGCGATGCTCTACCCCGATGCCGACGACAAGGACAAGTTCTGGGTCAGCCAGGCGCGCAATGCGTTCCTGGCCTTCTCGCTGTATCTGTTCGAACGGCACGACCATGACCGCAGCGCGGAGCCGCCGACGCTGGGCGCCGTGCTGCGCCTGGCCTCGGGAGACGGCGGCGAACTCAAACCCTACCTGCAGAAGCTGGTACAGGCGCCCTTCCTCAGCAGCCACGCGCAGACCGCGTTCGCTGGATTGCTCTCACAGGCCGACGTCACCTTCGCCTCCATCATCGGCTCGTTCCGCGAGCCACTGAATCCCTGGCTCAATCCTGTGCTTGACGCCGCCACCAGCGCCGATGATTTCCGCCTCGACGATGTGCGCAGGCGCCGGATGACGATCTATGTCGGCATCCAACCCAACAAGCTGGCGGAGAGCCGGCTCATCGTGAACCTGTTCTTCAGCCAACTGATCAACGTCAACACGAAGGTGTTGCCCCAGAACGATGCTTCGCTCAAGCACCAGTGCCTGCTGCTGATGGATGAGTTCACCGCGATAGGCAAGGTGGACATCATCGCTAAGGCGGTCGCGTACATGGCGGGCTACAACCTTCGCCTGCTGCCGATCATCCAGTCGATGGCGCAGCTGGATGCCGTCTACGGTAAAGAGGTCTCGCGCACCATCATCACCAATCACGCGCTGCAAATCATCTATGCGCCGCGCGAACAACAGGACGCGAACGACTACTCGGAGATGCTCGGCTACACCACCATCCGGCGGCGTGCTCGCACGCGCTCGCATGGCCAGGGGCGCAACGTATCCGACAACGAGGTGCTGGAGAAGCGCGCCCTGATGCTGCCACAGGAACTCAAGGCGATGGGACCGGAAAAGGAGATCGTGCTGTACGAAGGCCTCGCCCACCCCATCCTGTGCCGCAAGGTGCGCTACTACCAGGACAGCTATTTCACCAGGCGGCTGATGTCGAAGGTCGACGTCGAGCCCCTACGGCTCTGA
- a CDS encoding transglycosylase SLT domain-containing protein, translated as MLPGMELMGCTDLAVPATVMHHVVKVESSFNRYAIGVVGGRLARQPRNLPEAVSTARMLEARGYNFSLGLAQVNRYNLAQQGLDSYEKAFDVCPNLRAGSRILAECYARSGQDWGKSFSCYYSGNFVTGYRHGYVQKVLASWQRQPGDDTAPAIPVIDRTTGTRRSAAARTNAASVPSSRVARRIEEARSNRSAMPASAMSVAGALQAPPASAPATNAAPVIAQPSADAPVLVQAYHQNTTATPPAPQVVQVSGRDDAFVF; from the coding sequence ATGTTGCCTGGCATGGAGCTGATGGGATGCACCGACCTGGCGGTCCCCGCCACGGTCATGCACCACGTGGTGAAGGTCGAATCTTCATTCAATCGCTACGCCATCGGCGTAGTGGGTGGCCGCCTGGCGCGGCAGCCGCGCAATCTGCCGGAAGCCGTGTCTACCGCGAGGATGCTCGAGGCGCGCGGCTACAACTTCTCGCTGGGGCTGGCGCAGGTCAATCGCTACAACCTGGCGCAGCAAGGCCTGGACAGTTACGAGAAGGCGTTCGATGTCTGCCCGAACCTTCGTGCGGGCTCGCGGATCCTGGCTGAATGCTATGCACGATCCGGCCAGGATTGGGGGAAATCCTTCAGCTGCTACTACTCCGGAAATTTCGTCACCGGATACCGGCATGGCTACGTGCAGAAGGTGTTGGCATCCTGGCAACGCCAGCCTGGCGACGACACCGCGCCGGCCATCCCGGTGATCGATCGCACGACGGGGACGCGGCGAAGCGCGGCTGCTCGCACGAACGCCGCAAGCGTACCTTCGTCGCGCGTGGCGCGTCGCATTGAGGAAGCGCGGTCCAATCGAAGCGCCATGCCCGCATCCGCCATGTCCGTGGCGGGGGCGCTCCAGGCACCGCCCGCATCCGCGCCTGCGACAAACGCTGCGCCGGTGATTGCGCAACCGTCGGCCGACGCACCCGTGCTGGTGCAGGCCTATCACCAGAACACAACCGCGACGCCACCGGCGCCGCAGGTCGTGCAGGTATCCGGGAGGGATGACGCTTTCGTCTTCTAG
- the virB11 gene encoding P-type DNA transfer ATPase VirB11, with protein MTGGTMDTQNEPLARVSNEFLDYQYQVLGIGEHMHSSDVTEICINRPGEIYLETARAGWLKADVPTLTFERARQFCTSVVNESNTGQRITDIDPMVSLTFPTGQRAQFVIPPACDAGKVSITIRLPAKFSKTLEQYEQDGFFDEILEQQQSLGDHDQELLELRRSRNYAEFFRKAVHYHKNIVVAGATGSGKTTFMKSLVNHIPDQERLVTIEDARELFIRQPNVVHLLYSKGGQSASNVTAKNCMEACLRMKPDRIILAELRGDESFYFIRNCASGHPGSITSCHAGSTAQTWDQLALMVKASSEGAGLEFEVIKRLLKMTIDIVVHIKAHAGRRYITGIDFDPARALS; from the coding sequence CTGACAGGCGGCACGATGGACACGCAGAACGAACCTCTCGCCCGCGTTTCGAACGAGTTCCTGGACTACCAGTACCAGGTGCTCGGGATCGGCGAGCACATGCATTCCTCGGATGTCACCGAGATCTGCATCAATCGCCCGGGGGAGATCTACCTCGAAACGGCGCGCGCCGGCTGGCTGAAGGCCGACGTACCGACGTTGACGTTCGAGCGGGCGCGGCAGTTCTGCACGTCGGTGGTCAACGAGAGCAACACGGGCCAGCGCATCACGGACATCGATCCGATGGTGTCGCTGACCTTCCCGACCGGCCAGCGCGCCCAGTTCGTGATTCCGCCGGCTTGCGATGCCGGCAAGGTGTCGATCACCATCCGCCTGCCGGCAAAGTTCAGCAAGACCCTTGAGCAGTACGAGCAGGATGGTTTCTTCGACGAGATCCTGGAGCAGCAGCAATCGCTGGGCGACCACGACCAGGAGCTGCTGGAACTGCGGCGCAGCCGCAACTACGCCGAGTTCTTCCGCAAGGCGGTGCACTACCACAAGAACATCGTCGTGGCAGGCGCGACCGGCAGCGGCAAGACGACCTTCATGAAATCGCTGGTGAACCACATCCCCGACCAGGAGCGGTTGGTGACGATCGAGGACGCGCGCGAACTGTTCATCCGGCAACCGAATGTCGTGCACCTGCTCTACTCCAAGGGGGGGCAGAGCGCCAGCAACGTCACTGCCAAGAACTGCATGGAGGCCTGCCTGCGCATGAAGCCTGATCGCATCATCCTGGCGGAGCTGCGCGGCGACGAGTCGTTCTATTTCATCCGGAACTGCGCCTCCGGCCATCCCGGGTCCATTACCAGTTGTCACGCGGGCAGCACGGCGCAGACATGGGATCAACTGGCGCTGATGGTGAAAGCGTCTTCCGAAGGTGCCGGCCTGGAGTTCGAGGTGATCAAGCGTCTGTTGAAGATGACGATCGACATCGTCGTGCACATCAAGGCCCACGCCGGGCGCCGCTACATCACCGGCATCGATTTTGATCCCGCCCGCGCGCTTTCCTGA
- the trpC gene encoding indole-3-glycerol phosphate synthase TrpC has product MSDILTTILARKADEIAERSARVSLADLRARIADAPPTRGFADALNAMIAQGDPAVIAEVKKASPSKGVIRPDFRPADIAVSYEFGGAACLSVLTDVDFFQGADDYLKQAREACTLPVLRKDFTVDPYQVYEARVLGADCILLIVAALDDGQLVDLSGLAMQLGMDVLVEVHDIDELERALQVPVPLVGINNRNLRTFEVSLQTTLAMKDAVPKDRLLVTESGILVPDDVATMRAAGVNAFLVGETFMRAEEPGEALRQLFFAA; this is encoded by the coding sequence ATGAGCGACATCCTCACCACCATCCTCGCCCGCAAGGCGGACGAGATCGCCGAGCGCAGCGCCCGCGTATCGTTGGCCGACCTGCGCGCGCGCATCGCCGATGCGCCGCCGACGCGCGGCTTCGCCGACGCGCTGAACGCGATGATCGCGCAGGGCGATCCGGCGGTGATCGCCGAGGTGAAGAAGGCCAGCCCGTCCAAGGGCGTGATCCGTCCGGACTTCCGTCCGGCCGACATCGCGGTCAGCTATGAATTCGGAGGCGCGGCCTGCCTGTCGGTGCTGACCGACGTCGACTTCTTCCAGGGCGCCGACGACTACCTGAAGCAGGCGCGCGAGGCGTGCACGCTGCCCGTGCTGCGCAAGGACTTCACGGTCGACCCCTATCAGGTGTACGAGGCGCGCGTACTGGGTGCCGACTGCATCCTGCTGATCGTGGCGGCACTGGACGACGGGCAACTGGTCGACCTGTCCGGCCTGGCCATGCAGCTGGGCATGGATGTGCTGGTGGAAGTGCACGACATCGACGAACTGGAGCGTGCCCTGCAGGTGCCCGTGCCGCTGGTGGGCATCAACAACCGCAACCTGCGCACGTTCGAAGTATCGCTGCAAACGACGCTGGCGATGAAGGATGCGGTGCCGAAGGACCGCCTGCTGGTGACCGAAAGCGGCATCCTGGTGCCGGACGATGTGGCCACGATGCGTGCAGCCGGTGTCAATGCGTTCCTGGTGGGCGAGACGTTCATGCGCGCCGAGGAGCCGGGTGAGGCGCTGCGTCAGCTATTCTTCGCGGCATGA
- a CDS encoding antibiotic biosynthesis monooxygenase: MAASGFASLPKPPYYAVIFSSLRNSQDEAGYGAMAERMVELAQQQPGFLGVESTRGADGFGITVAYWDSEAAIHAWRQHAEHTAAREQGRRDWYDHFELRVAKVERAYGWDRAEGV; the protein is encoded by the coding sequence ATGGCCGCCAGCGGATTCGCCAGCCTGCCCAAACCGCCGTATTACGCGGTGATCTTCTCATCGCTGCGCAATAGCCAAGATGAGGCCGGCTACGGCGCCATGGCCGAGCGCATGGTCGAACTGGCGCAGCAGCAACCCGGCTTCCTCGGCGTGGAGTCCACGCGCGGCGCGGACGGTTTCGGCATCACCGTCGCCTACTGGGACAGCGAGGCGGCCATCCACGCCTGGCGGCAGCACGCCGAACACACCGCGGCGCGCGAGCAGGGGCGGCGGGACTGGTACGACCACTTCGAGCTGCGCGTGGCCAAGGTCGAGCGGGCGTACGGGTGGGACCGGGCGGAAGGTGTGTAG
- a CDS encoding aminodeoxychorismate/anthranilate synthase component II has translation MLLMIDNYDSFTYNLVQYLQSLGAEVKVVRNDAMTVDEIAKLAPERIVISPGPCTPNEAGVSLEIIERLGANTPILGVCLGHQSIGQAYGGNVIRAGRIMHGKTSRIRHEGKGVFAGLPDAYEATRYHSLVVERGSLPDALEITAWTENDDGSIEEIMGLRHRKYPVEGVQFHPESILTEHGHALLKNFLER, from the coding sequence ATGCTTTTGATGATCGACAACTACGACAGCTTCACCTACAACCTCGTGCAGTACCTGCAATCTCTGGGTGCCGAGGTGAAGGTGGTGCGCAACGATGCGATGACGGTCGACGAGATCGCGAAGCTCGCGCCCGAGCGCATCGTCATTTCGCCCGGCCCCTGCACGCCGAACGAAGCCGGAGTCTCGCTGGAGATCATCGAGCGGCTGGGTGCGAACACACCCATCCTCGGTGTCTGCCTCGGTCACCAGAGCATCGGCCAGGCCTATGGAGGCAACGTCATCCGCGCGGGCCGCATCATGCACGGCAAGACCTCGCGCATCCGCCATGAAGGCAAGGGCGTGTTCGCCGGTCTGCCGGACGCCTACGAGGCCACGCGCTACCACTCGCTGGTGGTGGAGCGCGGCAGCTTGCCGGATGCGCTGGAAATCACCGCGTGGACCGAGAACGACGACGGCAGCATCGAGGAGATCATGGGCCTGCGCCACCGCAAGTACCCCGTGGAAGGCGTGCAGTTCCACCCCGAGTCGATCCTGACCGAGCATGGGCATGCCCTGCTGAAGAACTTCCTCGAACGATGA